A single region of the Lates calcarifer isolate ASB-BC8 linkage group LG16_LG22, TLL_Latcal_v3, whole genome shotgun sequence genome encodes:
- the hcrtr2 gene encoding orexin receptor type 2 produces MSGITGNLDCDDCLTAAHVANNTELHLHSTVDEDDELLRYIWREYLHPKQYEWVLIVAYIIVFFVSLIGNSLVICFAVWKNRHMRTVTNYFIVNLSFADVLVTIICLPASLVVDITETWFFGNTLCKVVPYLQTISVSVSVLTLSCIAQDRWYAICHPLMFKSTAKRARKSIVVIWVVSCIIMIPQAIVMECSSLLPELTNKTSLFTVCDEHWGAEIYPKVYHTCFFIVTYFAPLCLMVLAYIQICHKLWCQQIPGSTSVLQRKWRSIQCSAPTPGPGESVRVRTSTVCAEIKQVRARRKTARMLMVVLFVFALCYLPISVLNVMKRVFGTFKNTNDRETVYAWFTFSHWLIYANSAANPIIYNFLSGKFRGEFKAAFSCHCYGQGENQTKRIRTRTSTDSRKSLSTQVNNMDNVSRISDQIV; encoded by the exons ATGTCGGGAATCACCGGGAATTTGGATTGCGATGATTGTTTAACTGCTGCACATGTGGCCAACAACACGGAATTACACCTGCACTCCACTGTGGATGAGGACGATGAACTTCTGAGATACATCTGGAGAGAGTACTTGCACCCCAAGCAGTATGAATGGGTTCTCATTGTGGCTTACATTATTGTGTTCTTCGTTTCACTCATTGGAAACTCCCTGGTAA tttgttttgcagtatGGAAAAACCGTCACATGCGCACTGTGACAAACTATTTCATCGTGAATCTCTCCTTTGCTGATGTCTTGGTCACCATcatctgcctgcctgccagtcTAGTCGTAGACATCACTGAGACCTGGTTCTTTGGAAACACTCTTTGCAAAGTTGTGCCTTATCTGCAG aCCATCTCTGTTTCTGTATCAGTCCTAACACTGAGTTGTATTGCCCAAGACCGTTGGTATGCTATCTGCCACCCTCTGATGTTCAAGAGCACAGCCAAGAGGGCTCGCAAGAGTATTGTCGTCATCTGGGTTGTGTCATGCATCATCATGATCCCCCAAGCTATTGTGATGGAGTGCAGCAGCCTGCTGCCTGAGCTCACAAACAAGACCAGCCTGTTCACAGTGTGTGATGAACATTGGGGAG CTGAGATCTACCCCAAGGTGTATCACACCTGTTTCTTCATCGTCACCTACTTTGCACCATTATGTCTCATGGTCCTGGCATATATCCAGATATGTCACAAGCTGTGGTGTCAACAG ATTCCTGGAAGCACATCAGTGTTGCAGAGGAAGTGGAGATCCATCCAGTGCTCAGCTCCGACCCCTGGCCCAGGAGAGTCTGTGAGGGTCAGGACCAGCACAGTTTGTGCTGAGATCAAACAGGTCCGAGCCCGACGCAAGACAGCTCGCATGCTGATGGTGGTGCTCTTTGTGTTTGCGCTCTGCTACCTACCAATCAGCGTGCTCAATGTGATGAAAAG GGTCTTTGGGACTTTCAAGAACAcaaatgacagagaaacagtgtaTGCGTGGTTCACTTTCTCCCATTGGCTCATATATGCCAACAGTGCAGCAAATCCCATCATCTACAATTTCCTCAGTG GGAAGTTCCGTGGGGAATTCAAAGCAGCCTTTTCTTGCCATTGTTACGGCCAAGGCGAAAATCAAACCAAGAGGATAAGAACCAGAACGAGCACAGACAGCCGAAAATCTCTGTCAACCCAAGTAAACAACATGGACAATGTGTCACGCATATCAGACCAGATAGTGTAG